A window of the Gossypium hirsutum isolate 1008001.06 chromosome A05, Gossypium_hirsutum_v2.1, whole genome shotgun sequence genome harbors these coding sequences:
- the LOC107959391 gene encoding syndetin isoform X4, translating into MNLVRELEKDLKIANVICRNGRRHLTSSMNEVSRDLVVNTDSKKKQALMHLLPVLAELLHARDMQVSLESLVEEGNFCKAFQVLSEYLQLLDSFSELSAIQEMSRGVEVWLGRTLQKLDSLLLGVCQEFKEEGYLTVVDAYALIGDISGLAEKIQSFFMQEVISETYSVLKSIILYEVILMLREYDSSEDQDVQMQNSRLTYSDLCLQIPESKFRQCLLRTLAVLFKIMCSYHEIMGFQLENKVLECPATNAKLMKGGTPGSSSIKESTTATSSADTSGRMDSGNVESDKPVSDGRNGDGATSSSGSPWYQLRKEAITFVSQTLQRGRKNLWQLTTSRVSVLLSASAAASTSIHQFLKNYEDLSTFILAGEAFCGVEAFEFRQKLKGVCGNYFAAFHRQNVSALKMVLERETWLRLPPETAQIISFAGLVGDGAPLIAASDGRSSNSRVLRADKSANKVDTGAKKSGFSPWLRNGNPFLLKVSSSHKEAHNSSPLNGTTSVEYEGNVDNIHGDVSPRGDENHINGANSISEEENEDLLADFIDEDSQLPSRISKPNLSRSYSPHFSNDDFTAQTGSSLCLLRSMDKYARLMQKLEIVNVEFFKGICQLFEMFFYFVFETFGLQNMNLSGKTSTDSLNYRLKTALSQITQDCEEWIKTSSGPLSSSTAHADLTATAPQNTNFGSPAGTSFGLKERCAGADTVALVARILHRSRTNLQSLLLKSNTAIVEAFFVHLVGAVPDLVEHIHRTTARILLHINGYVDRIANAKWELKELGMEHNGYVDLLLGEFKHYKTRLAHGGIQKEVQDLLLDYGLEIVAETLIEGLSRVKRCTDEGRALMSLDLQVLISGLQHFVSINVKPKLQIVETFIKAYYLPETEYVHWARAHPEYSKNQIVGLINLVASMKGWKRKTRLEVLEKIE; encoded by the exons ATGAATTTGGTCAGGGAATTGGAgaaagacttgaagattgcaaATGTCATCTGCAGG AATGGCAGAAGGCATCTGACATCATCAATGAACGAGGTTTCTAGGGACCTTGTTGTGAATACTGATTCTAAGAAGAAACAGGCTCTTATG CACTTGCTTCCAGTACTAGCTGAGCTTCTTCATGCACGGGACATGCAAGTATCCCTTGAGTCTCTGGTCGAGGAAGGTAATTTCTGCAAG GCATTTCAAGTACTATCCGAGTATTTACAACTACTAGATAGCTTCTCAGAGCTTTCAGCAATACAAGAGATGAGCCGTGGGGTTGAG GTTTGGCTGGGAAGAACTCTTCAAAAGCTGGACTCGCTCTTGTTAGGAGTTTGTCAGGAGTTTAAAGAAGAAGGCTATTTAACT GTGGTTGATGCTTATGCTTTAATAGGAGATATCTCTGGTCTTGCTGAGAAGATACAAAGTTTTTTCATGCAAGAAGTTATCTCAGAAACCTACTCTGTCTTGAAGAGTATTATTCTCTATGAGGTAATATTGATGTTGCGGGAATACGATAGTTCAGAG GACCAAGATGTACAAATGCAAAATAGCAG ACTTACCTACAGCGATCTATGCCTTCAGATACCTGAATCTAAGTTTAGACAGTGTTTGTTAAGGACACTAGCTGTCCTGTTCAAAATAATGTGTTCATATCATGAAATCATGGGCTTTCAGCTGGAGAATAAG GTTTTAGAGTGCCCAGCAACAAATGCCAAATTGATGAAAG GCGGGACACCTGGTTCATCTTCCATAAAGGAGTCTACAACAGCCACTTCCTCAGCTGATACATCTGGAAGGATGGATTCTGGAAATGTAGAATCTGATAAACCAGTTTCTGATGGTAGAAATGGCGATGGTGCTACATCAAGCAGTGGATCTCCATGGTATCAATTAAGGAAAGAAGCCATAACTTTTGTGTCACAAACTCTTCAGAGGGGACGAAAGAATCTTTGGCAACTTACGACTAGCCGAGTGTCAGTACTGCTGTCTGCTTCTGCTGCTGCTTCTACAAGCAttcatcaatttttgaaaaactatGAAGATCTTAGCACATTCATCTTGGCTGGGGAAGCCTTCTGTGGAGTTGAGGCTTTTGAGTTCAGGCAGAAATTGAAGGGTGTCTGCGGAAATTATTTTGCTGCATTTCATCGGCAAAATGTATCT GCACTTAAAATGGTTTTGGAGAGAGAAACCTGGCTTAGATTGCCACCAGAGACGGCACAAATAATTAGTTTTGCTGGGCTAGTAGGTGATGGAGCACCCTTAATTGCTGCCTCTGATGGTAGGTCTTCTAATTCTAGGGTGCTTCGTGCTGACAAATCAGCAAACAAAGTTGACACGGGTGCCAAGAAGAGTGGATTTTCTCCTTGGCTTAGAAATGGAAACCCATTTTTGCTAAAAGTAAGCTCCAGTCACAAAGAGGCTCATAATTCCTCCCCACTTAATGGAACAACCTCTGTTGAATATGAGGGAAATGTTGATAATATTCATGGTGATGTCTCTCCACGTGGTGATGAAAATCATATCAATGGTGCCAATTCCATCTCGGAAGAGGAAAACGAGGATTTACTTGCTGACTTTATTGATGAGGATAGTCAACTCCCTAGTCGAATTTCAAAACCCAACCTTTCAAGAAGTTACTCTCCTCATTTCAGTAATGATGATTTTACAGCACAAACAGGATCATCTCTTTGTCTTCTGAG GTCGATGGATAAGTATGCAAGATTGATGCAGAAACTTGAAATAGTAAATGTTGAGTTTTTTAAG GGCATATGCCagttatttgaaatgtttttctattttgtattTGAAACATTTGGTCTGCAAAACATGAATTTGAGTGGAAAGACTTCGACGGACTCTCTTAATT ATCGGTTAAAGACTGCCTTATCACAAATAACGCAAGATTGTGAAGAGTGGATAAAAACTTCATCAGGACCCTTATCATCTTCAACTGCACATGCAGATTTGACAGCCACTGCTCCTCAAAATAcaaattttggttctccagcAGGCACCTCCTTTGGTCTAAAG GAAAGATGTGCAGGTGCTGATACTGTAGCTCTTGTAGCTCGGATATTGCATAGATCTAGAACTAATCTCCAATCATTGCTATTAAAGAGTAATACAGCTATAGTTGAGGCTTTCTTTGTGCACCTG GTGGGTGCTGTGCCAGATCTTGTAGAGCACATACATAGGACAACTGCCAGAATACTGCTTCACATTAACGG GTATGTTGATCGAATTGCTAATGCAAAATGGGAATTGAAAGAGCTTGGGATGGAGCACAATGG GTATGTGGATTTGTTGTTGGGAGAATTTAAGCACTACAAAACAAGGCTTGCTCATGGAGGAATTCAGAAAGAG GTTCAAGACCTCCTATTGGACTACGGACTAGAAATTGTTGCAGAAACTCTTATTGAAGGTCTATCACGAGTGAAGCGATGCACTGATGAAGGACGAGCTCTCATGTCATTAGACCTTCAG GTTTTAATCAGTGGCCTACAACACTTTGTCTCCATAAACGTGAAGCCAAAGTTACAGATTGTTGAAACTTTCATCAAG GCTTATTATCTCCCTGAAACTGAATATGTACACTGGGCACGAGCTCATCCG GAATATAGCAAGAATCAGATTGTGGGGTTAATAAACCTTGTTGCTTCAATGAAAGGTTGGAAAAGAAAAACCAGGTTGGAAGTTCTGGAAAAGATCGAATGA